Proteins co-encoded in one Brassica rapa cultivar Chiifu-401-42 chromosome A02, CAAS_Brap_v3.01, whole genome shotgun sequence genomic window:
- the LOC103853089 gene encoding uncharacterized protein LOC103853089, which translates to MASSSQDPFDSFDAAVDDAFDDLFEQAFENISIHVDQEERRKKRKKRAYIERHREEGHIRLWNDYFSETPTYPDNFFRRRFRMNKPLFMFIVDRLSNEVEYFREKKDALGRKSLSPLQKCTAAIRVLAYGSAADAVDEYLRLGETTTRLCVEHFVEGIVDLFGDEYVRRPTPTDLQRLLYVGEHRGFPGMIGSIDCMHWEWKNCPTAWKGQYSRGSGKPTIVLEAVASYDLWIWHAFFGPPCTLSDINVLDRSPIFDDIIKGQAPKVTYSVNGREYHMAYYLTDGIYPRWATFIQSIPLPQHPKAVLFAQHQEATRKDVERAFGVLQARFAIVKNPAKFWDKAKIGKIMRACIILHNMIVENERAANTQFNVAEFQQGEDNGSAQVDPNISHEMHTNIANMMDARTRIRDGPMHHQLKADLVEHIWRKFGFDEDNN; encoded by the coding sequence atggcttcttcttcacaaGATCCATTTGACTCTTTTGATGCTGCAGTTGATGATGCATTTGATGATCTTTTTGAGCAAGCTTTTGAAAATATTTCCATTCATGTTGATCAAGAAGaacgaagaaaaaaaagaaaaaaacgagcTTATATCGAACGACATCGTGAGGAAGGGCATATTCGTTTATGGAATGATTATTTCAGTGAAACTCCAACGTATCCTGATAATTTCTTCCGACGACGTTTTAgaatgaacaagccattgttcATGTTTATTGTTGATCGACTTTCCAACGAAGTTGAATATTTTCGGGAAAAGAAAGATGCTCTCGGAAGAAAAAGTCTATCTCCCCTTCAGAAGTGTACTGCAGCCATTCGTGTCTTGGCATATGGTTCTGCGGCAGATGCGGTCGACGAATACCTCCGGCTCGGTGAAACAACAACTCGGTTATGTGTAGAACATTTTGTGGAAGGGATAGTAGATTTGTTCGGCGATGAATACGTAAGGAGACCAACCCCGACTGATCTTCAGCgactcctttatgttggagaACATCGTGGATTTCCCGGGATGATaggaagcatcgattgtatgcattgggagtggaagaattgtccaaccgcttggaaagggcAATATTCTCGTGGTTCGGGTAAACCAACAATCGTTTTAGAGGCGGTTGCTTCGtatgatctttggatatggcatgcGTTTTTTGGACCTCCATGTACTTTAAGTGATATCAATGTCCTTGATCGCTCACCTATTTTTGATGACATTATAAAAGGTCAAGCCCCTAAAGTCACTTACTCTGTCAATGGAAGAGAGTATCATATGGCTTACTATCTCACTGATGGTATTTATCCGAGATGGGCTacttttatccaatctattCCACTGCCACAACACCCGAAGGCTGTTTTATTTGCTCAACATCAAGAAGCTACccgaaaagatgtcgaacgtGCTTTTGGAGTCTTGCAAGCTCGGTTCGCCATTGTCAAAAATCCGGCGAAGTTTTGGGATAAAGCCAAAATTgggaagattatgagagcatgtatcatattACATAATATGATTGTAGAAAACGAACGAGCTGCAAACACTCAATTCAATGTTGCAGAGTTCCAACAAGGAGAAGACAACGGAAGTGCACAAGTCGATCCCAATATTTCCCATGAAATGCATACAAATATCGCCAATATGATGGATGCTCGAACTCGAATTCGTGATGGACCAATGCATCACCAACTCAAAGctgatttggttgaacatatATGGCGTAAATTCGGATTTGATGAAGACAACAACTGA
- the LOC103853088 gene encoding DIS3-like exonuclease 2, producing MKKSVVSAEQQSAKAGERIENGDKDKKKKRRGSRRSKNTSGCVVEDIHVESSDGKAKDNNPNELTRASNVAFNSMPYSSASPLVPSAEVSKQLLSKSCPDPRDCEQSSIMDADLFQQVDECVSLRNIFSSHWSLDAVNQALEKGEVYKALFRVNAHNRSEAYCKIDGVPTDILINGIAGQNRAVEGDIVAVKLDPLSLWPKMKGFVTENVAKPEETNSPPEKDERLSHLERGEIDAQQNKCSDIGQGAENCVSRNSMPLLDSCSLGEQTGNGTAVEKLCVILSSFPNKRPTGQVVAVVEKSLVRDSIVGLLDVKRWIHYKEANARTSKSLSDDDYIQLMPADPRFTKLIVPFHALPGGIRARLESMDPTLEAELVAAQIVDWSEGSQFPLAQITHMFGRGSELEPQINAILYQNSVCDSEFSHDSLASLPRAPWEVPEEEVQRRKDLRDLCVFTIDPSTATDLDDALSVQSLPGGFLRVGVHIADVSYYVLPDTALDTEAQFRSTSVYMLRRKIPMLPPSLSDNVGSLNPGVDRLAFSIFLDLNREGVVTDRWIGRTVIKSCCKLSYDHAQDIIDEKHDVAANSRPALHGPFEWSDVVRSIKQLSEISTNLRQKRFRNGALQLENSKPSFLFDEHGVPYEFVLYPTKASNHLVEEFMLLANMTAAEVISRAYPDSALLRRHPEPNLRKLKEFEGFCAKHGMELDSSSSGRFHESLEKITETLKDDAVFVDILNNYAMKPMQSASYFCTGNLKDCVAEWGHYALAVPLYTHFTSPLRRYPDIVVHRAVAAALEAEECFLKQKQISVRSCFTGVHFDKDAVESMEGKEALSVAGLKHGVPSTERVSEIAAYCNERKLASRRVKDACDKLYTWCVLKRKKVYPCEARVMNLGPMFMTIYISKLGIERRIYYDRVEGLCADWLEATSTLILDKLEFKRGGRGYLKPLKEVAYLVSPSDTCAAKCSAMSVTDTTEQREEVVPAVFPLTVQVFSTIPVALHAVGGDDGPLDIGARLYVSSYYR from the exons ATGAAGAAGAGTGTTGTTTCGGCGGAACAACAATCAGCGAAAGCTGGTGAACGAATCGAAAACGGCGACAaggataagaagaagaagcgcaGAGGTAGCCGTCGATCCAAGAACACCTCAG GTTGTGTAGTAGAAGACATCCATGTAGAGTCATCGGATGGTAAAGCAAAAGATAATAATCCCAATGAGTTAACGAGAGCGTCTAATGTTGCTTTCAACTCTATGCCGTATTCTTCTGCAAGTCCTTTGGTTCCTTCTGCTGAAGTTAGTAAGCAGTTGTTGTCCAAGTCGTGCCCTGACCCTAGGGATTGTGAGCAGTCTTCTATAATGGATGCTGACTTGTTCCAGCAGGTTGATGAGTGTGTCTCACTGAGAAATATCTTCTCTTCACATTGGTCTCTCGATGCTGTCAATCAAGCTTTAGAG AAAGGTGAAGTTTATAAGGCGCTGTTTCGGGTGAATGCTCATAACCGCAGTGAG GCTTACTGTAAGATTGATGGAGTCCCTACAGATATTCTAATCAATGGAATCGCTGGCCAAAATCGAGCA GTGGAAGGAGATATTGTTGCTGTTAAACTGGATCCGCTCTCACTGTGGCCCAAGATGAAAGGATTTGTTACGGAAAATGTTGCCAAGCCTGAAGAAACCAACAGTCCCCCAGAAAAAGATGAGCGTCTCAGCCATTTGGAAAGAGGCGAGATAGATGCTCAACAGAACAAATGTTCAGATATAGGACAAGGAGCTGAGAACTGTGTTAGTCGCAACTCTATGCCATTACTGGATTCATGTTCTCTTGGTGAGCAGACAGGAAATGGCACTGCGGTTGAGAAGCTATGCGTCATCCTTAGTTCCTTCCCCAACAAACGACCAACTGGACAAGTAGTTGCTGTTGTTGAAAAATCACTTGTAAGAGATTCCATTGTTGGATTGCTGGATGTGAAGCGATGGATTCATTACAAGGAAGCTAATGCAAGAACGAGCAAGTCTCTTTCTGATGATGATTACATCCAACTGATGCCTGCAGACCCTAGGTTTACTAAATTGATCGTTCCCTTCCATGCCTTACCTGGAGGCATTCGAGCAAGACTTGAGAGTATGGATCCAACTCTCGAGGCAGAGCTGGTTGCTGCCCAAATTGTGGACTGGAGCGAAGGGAGTCAGTTTCCCCTAGCTCAGATTACGCATATGTTTGGCCGAGGCAGTGAACTGGAGCCCCAGATCAATGCGATATTATATCAGAACTCGGTTTGCGATTCTGAGTTTTCTCATGACTCGCTTGCTAGTCTTCCACGTGCTCCTTGGGAAGTACCAGAAGAAGAGGTTCAGCGAAGAAAAGATCTTAGAGACCTGTGTGTATTTACCATCGACCCCTCAACGGCTACAGACCTCGATGATGCTCTATCAGTTCAAAGTTTACCCGGCGGTTTTTTAAGAGTCGGTGTTCACATTGCTGATGTCTCCTACTATGTTTTACCAGACACTGCCCTTGACACAGAAGCTCAGTTTAGGTCGACGAGTGTTTACATGCTGCGGAGAAAAATACCAATGTTGCCTCCATCATTGTCCGACAACGTAGGTTCACTTAATCCAGGAGTTGACAGGCTTGCCTTTTCCATCTTCTTGGATTTAAACAGAGAAGGGGTTGTCACAGATCGCTGGATTGGTCGTACTGTTATAAAATCGTGCTGCAAGCTTTCGTATGACCATGCTCAAGACATTATAGACGAGAAGCACGACGTTGCAGCAAATAGCCGGCCTGCTTTGCACGGACCTTTCGAGTGGAGTGATGTAGTTCGATCTATCAAACAGCTTAGTGAGATTTCAACCAATTTAAGGCAAAAAAGGTTTAGAAATGGAGCTTTGCAGCTGGAGAATTCTAAACCCTCTTTCCTCTTTGATGAACATGGAGTTCCGTATGAGTTTGTGCTGTACCCTACAAAGGCTTCAAACCATCTCGTTGAGGAGTTTATGCTTTTAGCAAACATGACAGCGGCTGAGGTGATTTCTCGAGCTTACCCTGACAGTGCACTGCTCCGGAGACATCCAGAACCTAATCTGCGCAAGCTCAAAGAGTTTGAAGGCTTTTGTGCAAAGCATGGTATGGAGTTGGACAGTTCTTCTTCTGGCCGGTTCCATGAATCTTTGGAGAAAATCACTGAAACCCTCAAGGATGACGCAGTTTTTGTAGACATTCTCAACAATTACGCTATGAAACCGATGCAATCTGCGTCTTACTTCTGCACCGGGAACTTGAAGGACTGTGTTGCTGAGTGGGGACACTACGCACTAGCTGTTCCTCTCTATACTCACTTCACATCTCCTCTTCGACGCTACCCTGACATAGTCGTCCACCGTGCCGTAGCGGCTGCTCTTGAAGCCGAGGAGTGCTTCTTAAAGCAGAAGCAAATATCAGTGAGAAGCTGCTTCACTGGTGTTCATTTCGATAAAGATGCTGTAGAATCTATGGAAGGCAAAGAAGCGTTATCTGTCGCTGGTTTGAAACATGGTGTTCCCTCCACTGAAAGGGTCTCTGAGATCGCTGCTTATTGCAATGAGAGGAAGCTGGCGTCTCGAAGAGTCAAAGATGCGTGTGATAAGCTCTACACTTGGTGTGTTCTAAAGAGAAAAAAG GTGTATCCATGCGAAGCTAGAGTAATGAACTTGGGACCAATGTTTATGACTATTTACATTAGCAAACTTGGC ATTGAACGGAGAATATACTACGACCGAGTCGAAGGCTTGTGTGCAGACTGGCTCGAGGCGACATCAACCTTAATCCTCGATAAACTCGAATTCAAAAGAGGTGGAAGAGGCTATCTGAAGCCCTTGAAAGAGGTTGCTTATTTGGTGAGTCCTAGTGACACATGCGCTGCTAAATGCAGTGCAATGTCTGTTACCGACACCACCGAACAGAGAGAAGAAGTTGTCCCTGCGGTTTTTCCTTTGACCGTTCAAGTATTCTCGACCATTCCTGTGGCTCTTCACGCTGTTGGTGGAGATGATGGTCCGCTCGACATAGGAGCGAGACTCTACGTGAGTTCATATTATAGATGA